TTGGTTGTTATATCTACGGTGAGAACGGATTTATTTATGCAAATAAAAGATTAAGCAGCATTTTGGACGTTGAAGAAATAGATATTATAGGTAAAAGGTTTAATGAGGCAGAAATATTTGATGCTAAAACAAGTGCAATGCTTGCTGAAACTGTTCGAAAACGATTTATACATGATAAGGCTGTTCCTGAGCATTATACGGCCATGATTTCTAGAAAAGATGGAGTGTCGATGGCACTTGAATTTAGGGTGAAGCTTGGGGAATTCAATGGTGAAACGGTTATTCTTAGTACTGTTGCAGATGTAACTGAGAAACAACAGTTAGTAACACATTTAAAACATAGTGAACAATTATACCGTCGTTTGTTTGAATCCAACATGGATGCAGCTATAATCATGGACTTTCATGGGATTATTACGGATGTCAATAAAGCTGGTATCGAAAACTTCGGCTATGTTCGATCTGAGATTATTGGTCAGCACTTTGAAGTATTTGTTTACAAAAAAGAGCTGGTTAAGGCAAAGGAGATATTTGATAGAGTATTGCAAGGTGAATCGATTCGCTATGAAACAAAAATTAGAGATACTCATGGGGAAATTGCCAATGT
The DNA window shown above is from Bacillus sp. T3 and carries:
- a CDS encoding PAS domain S-box protein — translated: MKHNHLSISVPKVIMQLVISYLIGCVVRELFLEGILEDLTISKWMKDIIGLLSMIIITAPIFYLLFYPALKRNNMSDQLLLEKYNQLKQILDNAPIGCYIYGENGFIYANKRLSSILDVEEIDIIGKRFNEAEIFDAKTSAMLAETVRKRFIHDKAVPEHYTAMISRKDGVSMALEFRVKLGEFNGETVILSTVADVTEKQQLVTHLKHSEQLYRRLFESNMDAAIIMDFHGIITDVNKAGIENFGYVRSEIIGQHFEVFVYKKELVKAKEIFDRVLQGESIRYETKIRDTHGEIANVAISIMPLTNDDHEITGIFAFIRNITEQKQHLQTIQQMAYFDSLTGLPTGIIFYLNSKDCSLQLSKSEANLLCSIWTSIV